The following proteins are co-located in the Castanea sativa cultivar Marrone di Chiusa Pesio chromosome 8, ASM4071231v1 genome:
- the LOC142606278 gene encoding uncharacterized protein LOC142606278 produces MKEVQSLTGKVVALNRFVSKATDKCMPFFKVLKKAFWWTDECKETLAKLKEYLMKPPTKPFGDGREVIPILSNIQHYSKFGIDQRRRKCAEARLLHQPSISRCRESYPSMKKIAFELLVTSKKLCPYFQAHPIVVMTNQLIRKTMNKMDATGRLIQWAIELGQFDIEYRPQATIKAQYAVRLQFPTTNNEVEYEALLIGLSLTKALGVKNLIVQADSQLIIGQVKGDYKAKEERMQKYLRIFQQLSQHFDSLDFVQIPRTKNVEANFLARLASSNNYNATFKQCVEIKGKPSTEGGQVLKIKEQEEWMTPIIHYLKEGWLPEDKMEARKIHTRATHFVIINDVLYRRGYSLPYLRCTSSEEAYYVLHEGI; encoded by the exons ATGAAAGAGGTGCAGAGCCTGACAGGAAAGGTTGTAGCCCTAAACAGATTCGTATCTAAGGCAACAGACAAGTGCATGCCATTCTTCAAGGTATTGAAAAAAGCTTTCTGGTGGACTGATGAGTGCAAGGAAACCCTTGCCAAGTTAAAGGAGTACCTGATGAAGCCACCTACTAAGCCCTTTGGTGATGGAAGAGAAGTTATACCTATACTTAGCAATATCCAACACTATAGTAAGTTCGGCATTGATCAGAGAAGAAGGAAATGTGCAGAAGCCCGTCTATTACACCAGCCAAGCATTTCAAGGTGCAGGGAAAGTTACCCAAGTATGAAAAAGATAGCTTTCGAGTTGTTGGTTACCTCCAAAAAGCTTTGTCCTTATTTCCAAGCACACCCCATCGTCGTCATGACAAATCAACTCATAAGAAAGACGATGAACAAGATGGATGCAACAGGACGACTCATTCAATGGGCAATTGAGTTAGGCCAATTCGACATTGAATATCGGCCTCAAGCAACAATCAAAGCCCAG TATGCTGTCAGATTACAATTCCCAACAACGAATAATGAGGTAGAATACGAAGCATTGCTAATAGGGCTAAGCCTAACAAAAGCTCTAGGAGTAAAGAATCTTATCGTCCAAGCAGATTCTCAGCTAATAATTGGACAAGTGAAGGGAGATTACAAAGCCAAAGAAGAAAGGATGCAGAAGTACTTGAGGATTTTCCAACAACTCTCACAGCACTTTGACAGCCTAGACTTTGTGCAAATCCCAAGAACCAAAAACGTAGAAGCTAATTTCCTAGCAAGATTGGCCTCATCAAACAACTACAATGCAACCTTTAAACAATGTGTAGAGATAAAGGGGAAGCCAAGCACAGAAGGTGGGCAAGTTCTGAagataaaagaacaagaagagtGGATGACTCCCATCATCCATTATTTGAAAGAAGGATGGCTCCCTGAAGATAAGATGGAAGCAAGGAAGATACACACCAGAGCAACTCACTTTGTCATTATTAACGACGTGCTCTATAGACGAGGATATTCACTCCCATATCTAAGATGCACCAGTTCCGAAGAAGCATATTATGTGCTACACGAGGGAATCTGA